In the genome of Deltaproteobacteria bacterium, the window GACGTGGGTGGGCACGTGGTTTTTTCGCGCTACGACTATTTCAACCGGTTGCTGGATGACTTGCTTGGTCCGGACAAATTGGAGCACCAGCGCGTGGCCCGTGTGCGCATGGCCGAAACCTGGGTGCCGTATCCTTTTCAGAACAACATTCGCCATTTGCCCAAGGAGCTGGCCTGGGAGTGCGTCCAGGGCCTGTTGCATGAGCGGCCATCCCATCTGGCAACGTTCCGGGATTGGATCGATTATGTTTTTGGACCAGGCATCGCCCGGCTTTTCATGGTGCCCTATAATTTCAAGGTCTGGGCCACGCCGCCGGAATTGATGCAGTATTCCTGGATCGGCGAACGCGTGTCCGTGGTCGATCTGGAAGGGGTGCTCAAAAATCTTATTTTGGGTCTTGATGACGCGGGTTGGGGGCCCAACAATACCTTCCGCTTTCCGCTGCATGGTGGCACTGGCGGCATTTTCAATCGTCTGGCGGGCAGGATGGAAGAGCATCTGCGTCTGAACTCGACCGTGGTCCGGGTGGATGTCGATGACAAGGCCGTGGAATTGGCCGATGGGCAGCGGGTGGAGTGGGAATATCTCCTGAACACCGGCCCCCTCGACCAACTCGTGCATGATTGGGTCAGACCGGAATCCGCCGACCTGCACCGCGCCGCCACCAATCTGGA includes:
- a CDS encoding amine oxidase codes for the protein MKYVIIGAGPTGLGAAHRLVELGERDFVILERAGHVGGLAASFRDSAGFTWDVGGHVVFSRYDYFNRLLDDLLGPDKLEHQRVARVRMAETWVPYPFQNNIRHLPKELAWECVQGLLHERPSHLATFRDWIDYVFGPGIARLFMVPYNFKVWATPPELMQYSWIGERVSVVDLEGVLKNLILGLDDAGWGPNNTFRFPLHGGTGGIFNRLAGRMEEHLRLNSTVVRVDVDDKAVELADGQRVEWEYLLNTGPLDQLVHDWVRPESADLHRAATNLEHNSVFVSGVGVDGLRHDPTCWMYFPEANCPFYRVTNFHNYSPNNVARPGHQMGFMSEVSSSRHKPENLAAMNDRVIDGLKATALVRVEDSVVSTWEMSVDYGYPVPTLDRDAALAMLQPW